One window of Sphingobacteriales bacterium genomic DNA carries:
- a CDS encoding CoA transferase, with amino-acid sequence MFDKLTVIELAGVLAGPAVGMFFAELGAKVVKIENKNGTGDITRTWRLPQEPTDNLSAYYCSVNWNKEIQFVDYNIPDDRNKVYELLKKADLVITNFKSGDDLKFGMDYRTLQQLNPQLIYGQLTAFGPMSDRVGFDVVLQAESGFMFMNGTPQSGPLKMPVALIDVLAAHQLKQGILAALWQRQQTNKGCLVQVSLFDAAVSALANQATNWLMCGHIPQPMGTLHPNIAPYGEVFSCADGKSIVLAVGSDKQFTALCHILQLPKIPADERYSTNEQRVKNRQSLQTVLENEIGQFPNRDSLLDELIRQQVPAGAIRNLAEVFALPEAQALVLTEQMPTGQNTKRVKTAVFEMKT; translated from the coding sequence ATGTTTGATAAATTAACAGTGATTGAATTAGCCGGAGTTTTGGCCGGACCTGCTGTCGGTATGTTTTTTGCCGAATTGGGAGCAAAGGTGGTGAAAATCGAAAACAAAAACGGAACAGGTGATATTACCCGTACATGGAGACTGCCTCAGGAGCCAACCGACAACCTGTCGGCCTATTATTGCAGCGTAAACTGGAACAAAGAAATACAATTTGTTGACTATAATATCCCTGATGATCGCAACAAAGTGTATGAACTCCTGAAAAAGGCCGATTTGGTCATTACCAACTTCAAATCGGGCGATGATCTAAAATTCGGAATGGATTATCGAACACTGCAACAACTAAACCCCCAACTCATTTATGGACAACTCACTGCATTTGGTCCAATGTCTGACCGGGTGGGTTTTGATGTCGTGCTTCAGGCAGAATCGGGTTTTATGTTTATGAACGGAACCCCGCAGAGCGGACCCTTAAAAATGCCGGTAGCCTTGATTGATGTGTTGGCAGCTCACCAACTCAAACAGGGTATTTTGGCAGCACTATGGCAGCGCCAACAAACAAATAAGGGCTGTCTGGTTCAGGTTTCATTGTTTGATGCTGCTGTTTCGGCATTGGCCAATCAGGCCACCAACTGGCTGATGTGCGGACATATTCCCCAGCCCATGGGAACGCTTCACCCCAACATTGCACCTTATGGCGAAGTGTTTTCCTGTGCAGACGGAAAAAGCATTGTTTTGGCAGTTGGAAGCGACAAGCAGTTTACCGCATTGTGCCACATACTCCAACTACCGAAAATACCTGCCGATGAGCGGTATAGCACCAACGAACAACGGGTAAAAAACAGGCAGTCACTGCAAACAGTACTGGAAAATGAAATCGGGCAGTTTCCCAACCGCGATAGTTTGCTGGATGAACTCATCCGGCAACAAGTGCCGGCTGGCGCAATTCGGAATCTGGCCGAAGTCTTTGCCTTACCTGAAGCTCAGGCACTTGTTCTTACTGAGCAAATGCCCACAGGTCAAAACACAAAACGGGTGAAAACGGCGGTGTTTGAGATGAAGACTTAA
- a CDS encoding low molecular weight phosphotyrosine protein phosphatase: protein MKILMVCMGNICRSPMAEGILQHKVKAAGLNWVIDSAGTGGWHSGEAPDHRAIFKLKEYNIDISALRARKIQFQDLVDFELIYVMDEDNYKEVKRLANNRNDLMKKVKFILNEVNPNHNRSVPDPYYGNLESFELVYHLLNPACDAILDKYNSYAYLD from the coding sequence ATGAAAATACTAATGGTTTGCATGGGCAATATCTGCCGCTCGCCGATGGCAGAAGGCATTTTACAACATAAGGTTAAAGCTGCCGGACTAAACTGGGTAATAGACTCGGCAGGTACAGGCGGATGGCATAGCGGGGAAGCACCCGACCATCGCGCCATTTTCAAGTTGAAGGAATATAATATTGACATCAGTGCACTTCGTGCCCGCAAAATTCAATTTCAGGATTTGGTTGATTTTGAGTTAATCTATGTGATGGACGAAGACAACTACAAAGAAGTAAAACGGTTGGCAAATAACCGGAATGACCTGATGAAAAAGGTTAAATTTATCCTGAACGAAGTGAACCCGAACCATAACCGCTCGGTACCCGACCCATATTATGGCAATCTTGAGAGCTTTGAATTAGTTTACCATCTGCTCAATCCTGCCTGCGATGCTATACTTGACAAATACAACTCCTACGCTTACTTAGATTAA
- a CDS encoding POT family MFS transporter, translated as MATSGSRMPGGIPYIIGNEFAERFSYYGMKAILVVFMTQYLTNSSGQADYMNETDAKYYYHLFGAANYAFPLLGAILADVFWGKYRTIILLSLVYCLGHLFLAVDDTRIGLFFGLMFIAIGSGGIKPCVSANVGDQFSEKNKDLLDKIFGYFYISINLGAFLSMMLTPLLLYKFGPSIAFGVPGVLMFIATLVFWLGRNRFIRVPPVGVKKYLEALRSPQGIKAMVNLIPIYAFVAVFWSLFEQTGSSWLLQAQKMNLNVNLGFAEFKLLASQIQSVNSLFILFFVPLFAFVIYPFLGRFFKLSGLRKVTIGIVLSALSFVICAYVQTLIDAGHSPSILYQLFAFVLLTAAEVMVSVTTLEFAYTQAPNQLKSFVMSFYLLSVSAGNLIAAFVNGYIQNPDGSHKFDDVTYFLFFVGLALLSAIAIFIYSMIYKEEIYLQKVEDVKGEEAALGG; from the coding sequence ATGGCAACATCAGGATCCCGAATGCCCGGCGGCATACCTTATATAATAGGCAATGAGTTTGCTGAGCGCTTCAGCTATTATGGAATGAAAGCCATATTGGTGGTATTTATGACTCAATATTTAACCAACTCAAGCGGTCAGGCAGATTATATGAACGAAACAGATGCTAAATACTATTACCATCTGTTTGGCGCTGCCAACTATGCCTTTCCGTTGCTTGGGGCTATTCTGGCCGATGTTTTCTGGGGAAAATACCGCACCATCATATTGTTGTCATTGGTCTATTGCTTAGGGCATTTGTTTTTAGCTGTTGACGATACCCGTATTGGTCTGTTTTTCGGATTGATGTTTATTGCTATCGGTTCGGGTGGGATTAAACCTTGTGTATCTGCCAATGTGGGCGATCAGTTTTCCGAAAAAAATAAAGACCTGCTCGATAAAATATTCGGCTACTTCTATATTTCCATCAACCTCGGAGCATTTCTGTCCATGATGCTGACCCCTCTTTTGCTCTATAAATTCGGACCAAGTATTGCATTTGGTGTGCCGGGAGTATTGATGTTTATTGCAACCCTTGTGTTTTGGTTAGGTCGAAATCGTTTTATCAGAGTGCCTCCGGTTGGAGTAAAAAAATATTTGGAAGCTCTCCGAAGCCCGCAAGGGATAAAAGCGATGGTTAATTTGATTCCTATTTACGCTTTTGTTGCCGTTTTCTGGTCTTTATTTGAACAAACCGGTTCATCGTGGCTGCTTCAGGCTCAAAAAATGAACCTCAATGTCAATCTCGGATTTGCCGAATTTAAATTGTTGGCTTCCCAAATTCAATCAGTCAACTCCCTGTTTATTTTATTTTTTGTGCCGCTGTTTGCTTTTGTGATTTATCCTTTTCTGGGTCGTTTTTTCAAACTGTCCGGTTTGCGCAAAGTAACGATCGGTATCGTATTATCTGCACTTTCATTTGTGATTTGCGCTTATGTCCAAACATTGATAGATGCCGGACATTCTCCTTCTATTTTATATCAACTGTTCGCATTTGTTCTGCTCACCGCAGCCGAGGTAATGGTGTCTGTTACTACACTGGAGTTTGCTTATACACAAGCTCCCAATCAACTCAAATCGTTTGTGATGAGTTTTTACCTGCTCTCTGTTTCAGCCGGCAATTTGATTGCCGCTTTCGTCAACGGATATATCCAAAATCCTGACGGCTCCCACAAATTTGATGATGTTACCTACTTCCTGTTTTTTGTTGGGCTTGCACTACTTTCGGCTATCGCAATTTTTATCTACTCCATGATTTATAAAGAAGAAATCTATCTGCAAAAAGTCGAAGACGTAAAGGGAGAAGAAGCAGCTCTTGGAGGGTAA
- a CDS encoding IS1634 family transposase: MLSPSEVAFYDVTNYHFETNRADALREFGFSKAGKFNEVQVVMGLFIDSTGRPIGYDLFPGNTFDGQTMVDALKMLEKQFNIRKVIVVADKGLNSKENFNLIRQAGYDYIVSARLKSMPQKLVQKILATNDMETKTVCEDTGEVTFSWKVLDYETTYSDANTKKQKLQDKLLITWSAKRAAKDARDRERQIQKAKVKLDNGADLQNKKGANRFLKMAESTNTKAAEIDQERIDEDAKWDGYYGIQYSKTDMTNEEVLANYHQLWKIEESFRVLKTTLSTRPIFHWTPKRIKGHFMTCFLAFMLERTVELTLKFANINLSPCSIKEELNQMQLSELTIDDKKYLLKGADTALTNKILSAFRIPPFKDLAPAN; this comes from the coding sequence ATGCTAAGCCCATCAGAAGTTGCTTTTTATGATGTAACGAATTATCACTTTGAGACAAACAGAGCAGATGCTTTACGCGAATTTGGGTTTAGCAAAGCTGGAAAGTTTAATGAAGTACAAGTGGTGATGGGCTTATTTATAGATAGCACAGGCAGACCGATAGGCTACGATCTTTTTCCGGGTAATACTTTTGATGGTCAGACGATGGTAGATGCGCTGAAAATGTTAGAAAAGCAGTTTAATATAAGAAAAGTCATTGTAGTAGCCGACAAAGGTCTCAACTCGAAAGAAAATTTTAATTTAATACGTCAAGCGGGCTATGACTACATTGTTAGTGCCCGCTTAAAATCGATGCCCCAAAAGTTGGTACAAAAGATTTTGGCAACCAATGATATGGAGACAAAGACTGTGTGCGAGGATACGGGTGAAGTAACATTTAGCTGGAAAGTGTTGGATTACGAAACAACCTACAGCGATGCCAATACAAAGAAACAAAAATTGCAAGATAAACTCCTAATTACTTGGAGTGCCAAAAGGGCAGCCAAAGACGCAAGAGACAGGGAAAGACAAATACAAAAAGCAAAAGTCAAATTAGACAACGGAGCGGACTTGCAAAACAAAAAGGGGGCTAACCGATTCCTGAAAATGGCGGAGAGTACCAATACAAAAGCTGCTGAAATAGACCAAGAACGAATAGATGAAGATGCAAAATGGGATGGTTACTACGGCATACAGTATAGTAAAACGGATATGACGAACGAAGAAGTCTTGGCAAACTACCATCAATTATGGAAAATAGAAGAAAGTTTCCGGGTATTGAAGACCACCCTATCCACTCGACCAATTTTTCATTGGACACCCAAAAGGATAAAAGGACATTTCATGACCTGTTTTTTAGCATTCATGCTCGAACGGACGGTGGAACTAACCCTAAAGTTTGCAAACATCAACTTAAGTCCATGCAGTATTAAAGAAGAACTCAATCAAATGCAATTGTCTGAACTAACAATTGATGATAAAAAGTACTTGCTGAAAGGTGCTGACACAGCATTAACCAACAAAATCCTTTCGGCATTTCGTATCCCTCCGTTCAAAGACTTAGCTCCAGCGAACTAA
- the smpB gene encoding SsrA-binding protein SmpB, translating to MTTKTNEPKIAANNKRANFEYFLIEKYTAGIVLTGTEVKSCKTGKVSMSDAYCYFSKGELWLKHLHISEYKQGGVYNHDPKRERKLLLKRRELKKLEAKMKERGYTIVPTQVFINTEGLIKVEIALAKGKKEFNKKESIKEKDQRRELDRSLSGE from the coding sequence ATGACGACCAAAACAAACGAACCAAAAATTGCGGCCAATAACAAACGCGCCAACTTTGAGTACTTTCTCATTGAAAAGTACACTGCCGGAATTGTGCTGACGGGAACGGAGGTAAAATCCTGTAAGACGGGTAAAGTCAGTATGAGCGATGCCTATTGTTATTTCAGCAAAGGAGAACTTTGGTTAAAACACCTGCATATTTCAGAATACAAACAAGGGGGGGTGTATAACCACGACCCCAAGCGGGAGCGCAAACTGTTGCTTAAAAGGCGGGAGCTCAAAAAGTTAGAAGCCAAAATGAAAGAACGGGGCTATACCATTGTCCCCACTCAGGTGTTTATCAACACAGAGGGATTGATTAAGGTAGAGATCGCCTTGGCAAAAGGCAAGAAAGAGTTTAACAAAAAAGAAAGTATTAAGGAGAAAGACCAGCGCCGCGAATTAGACCGAAGTCTGAGCGGAGAATAA
- a CDS encoding helix-turn-helix transcriptional regulator: protein METVKKKPKIKLKIIKEDLGYTALGQWRNRSLVTCGDNWDELRQMIIEMLNLAFEDLGYTYIIDEIQFEFDLESFFDFYKVINAKALSERIGMSQSLLAQYINGNKKPSALQTKRILLGVQQLGRELAEVRFLL from the coding sequence ATGGAAACTGTAAAAAAGAAACCAAAAATTAAACTTAAAATAATCAAAGAAGATTTGGGTTATACTGCTTTGGGTCAATGGAGAAACCGAAGCCTTGTAACTTGTGGGGATAATTGGGATGAGCTCCGGCAAATGATAATTGAAATGCTTAACCTTGCTTTTGAAGATTTGGGCTACACCTACATTATTGACGAAATCCAATTTGAATTTGACTTGGAAAGTTTCTTTGATTTTTATAAGGTAATCAATGCAAAGGCACTTTCTGAACGTATTGGAATGAGTCAAAGCCTTTTAGCTCAATACATCAATGGGAACAAAAAACCCTCCGCACTCCAAACCAAACGCATTTTGCTGGGCGTTCAGCAATTAGGACGTGAACTGGCTGAAGTCAGGTTTTTGCTTTAG
- a CDS encoding sensor histidine kinase, with product MPESNKNITPNRLALATAFICSVITVVLSLITGLLFGLSLTWGLLLSGVFNLIICYWLFYGALERFIYRKVKVIYKNIHRLKQPQGTLMDKPDMNRNIIDDVETEVMQWAGEQTSEIEQLKKMETYRREFLGNVSHELKTPLFNMQGYLDTLLDGGIDDPKINREYLHKASKNVERLINIVNDLDIISQHESGELQLKWERFKIYDLAKEVMDSFDMIADANDVTLTFKEGCDTSMLVYADKERIRQVLNNLISNSIKYGKENGKTSVGIYDMDKNALIEITDNGIGIEAKHLPRLFERFYRVDPSRSRILGGSGLGLAIVKHIIEALNQTIHVRSAPGVGTTFGFTLKKA from the coding sequence ATGCCGGAAAGCAACAAAAACATTACCCCTAATCGCCTGGCTTTAGCCACTGCATTTATTTGCAGTGTCATTACTGTTGTGCTATCCCTCATAACCGGACTGTTGTTCGGGTTATCATTGACATGGGGGTTACTGCTTAGCGGTGTTTTTAATCTGATTATTTGCTATTGGTTGTTTTATGGTGCTTTAGAGCGATTCATTTACCGGAAGGTGAAGGTAATCTATAAAAATATACACCGATTGAAACAACCGCAGGGAACGTTGATGGACAAGCCCGATATGAACCGCAACATCATTGACGATGTGGAAACGGAAGTGATGCAGTGGGCCGGCGAGCAAACTTCTGAAATTGAGCAACTCAAAAAGATGGAAACCTATCGTCGCGAATTTTTGGGTAATGTCTCTCATGAACTGAAAACACCCCTGTTCAACATGCAGGGTTACCTCGATACCTTGTTGGACGGGGGTATTGACGACCCGAAAATCAACCGTGAATATCTGCATAAAGCCTCCAAAAATGTCGAACGATTAATCAATATCGTAAACGATTTAGACATTATCAGCCAACACGAAAGCGGGGAATTACAACTGAAATGGGAGCGGTTTAAAATTTACGACCTTGCCAAAGAGGTAATGGACTCTTTTGATATGATTGCAGATGCCAACGATGTTACCCTTACTTTTAAAGAAGGTTGTGATACCTCCATGTTGGTTTATGCCGACAAAGAAAGGATAAGGCAGGTTTTGAACAATCTCATATCCAACTCTATCAAATATGGCAAGGAAAACGGTAAAACCTCCGTCGGGATTTATGATATGGATAAAAACGCATTGATAGAAATTACCGATAACGGCATCGGAATTGAAGCCAAACATCTTCCCCGTCTGTTTGAACGGTTTTACCGCGTTGACCCCAGCCGTTCCCGAATATTGGGCGGTTCTGGTTTGGGTTTGGCAATTGTGAAACACATTATAGAGGCTTTGAATCAAACCATACATGTCAGAAGTGCTCCCGGAGTAGGTACAACTTTCGGCTTTACGTTAAAAAAAGCGTGA
- a CDS encoding histidine--tRNA ligase, producing MKPSLPSGTRDFSPFEVRRRQYIIQTIRQTFEQFGYEPLETPSMENLDTLLGKYGDEGDKLIFKILNNGLDHPDKRTKALEAFDQVLSGKNTKGITERALRYDLTIPFARYVVMNQGKLTFPFKRYQIQPVWRADRPQKGRYREFYQCDADAIGTTSLLNEAELVQIYDRVYSQLGVKVRILVNNRKILAGIAKVCGMSDRFTDFTVAIDKLDKIGLEGVSAELTAKGIGEQALKTVQAFLEFEGDNLSVLALLNEKLADSETGQKGIAEIQALFNYLNSIALNNPVQLDITLARGLNYYTGCIFEVKTEEVNIGSLGGGGRYDDLTGTFGLKGLSGVGISFGLDRIYDVLEELQRFPKGADFVVRAMFVNFGELLEQYAFKTLQRFRSQNIPAEIYPEPAKIKKQMDYANNKQIPFVVFCGETEITSGRVAVKNMITGEQHDVTVAEAVEMIAAK from the coding sequence ATGAAACCATCCTTACCAAGCGGCACCCGCGATTTCAGCCCTTTTGAAGTTCGCCGCCGCCAATACATTATCCAAACCATCCGTCAAACGTTTGAACAATTTGGCTACGAGCCGCTTGAAACGCCTTCAATGGAAAATCTCGACACCCTGTTAGGTAAATACGGGGATGAAGGCGACAAACTCATTTTTAAAATCCTGAACAACGGATTGGACCATCCCGATAAACGCACCAAAGCATTAGAGGCTTTTGATCAGGTGCTTTCGGGTAAAAACACCAAAGGAATTACCGAGCGCGCCCTCAGATATGACCTCACTATTCCCTTTGCACGGTATGTGGTGATGAATCAGGGAAAACTGACTTTTCCGTTTAAACGCTATCAAATTCAACCCGTTTGGAGGGCAGACCGTCCTCAAAAAGGGCGATACCGTGAGTTTTACCAATGTGATGCCGATGCCATAGGAACTACTTCGTTGCTCAATGAAGCCGAACTGGTACAAATTTACGATCGCGTTTATTCTCAGTTGGGGGTCAAAGTGCGGATTTTGGTCAATAACCGGAAAATTCTGGCAGGCATTGCCAAAGTTTGTGGCATGTCGGATAGGTTTACCGACTTTACCGTGGCCATTGACAAGCTCGACAAAATCGGTTTGGAAGGTGTAAGTGCCGAACTGACCGCCAAAGGAATTGGTGAACAAGCCCTGAAAACCGTACAGGCATTTTTGGAATTTGAAGGAGATAACCTGAGCGTATTGGCACTACTGAATGAAAAACTTGCCGATTCCGAAACCGGTCAAAAGGGGATAGCCGAAATACAAGCCCTGTTTAACTACCTGAACAGCATCGCCCTGAACAACCCCGTTCAATTAGACATTACCCTTGCACGAGGGCTGAACTATTATACCGGCTGCATTTTTGAGGTAAAAACCGAGGAGGTAAATATAGGCAGTCTGGGCGGAGGCGGCCGGTATGATGACCTGACCGGAACTTTTGGATTGAAAGGCCTGTCGGGAGTTGGAATTTCATTCGGGTTAGACCGGATTTACGATGTTTTGGAAGAACTGCAACGATTTCCCAAAGGGGCTGACTTTGTTGTAAGAGCTATGTTTGTCAACTTTGGAGAATTGCTGGAACAATATGCATTCAAGACCCTTCAAAGATTCAGAAGCCAAAACATTCCGGCAGAGATTTATCCCGAGCCGGCAAAAATTAAAAAACAGATGGACTATGCCAACAACAAACAAATTCCGTTCGTGGTCTTTTGCGGAGAAACCGAAATAACTTCAGGAAGGGTGGCAGTAAAAAACATGATCACCGGCGAACAACACGATGTAACTGTTGCCGAAGCAGTAGAGATGATTGCAGCGAAGTAA
- a CDS encoding type II toxin-antitoxin system HicA family toxin, with translation MKSSELLRLMKKDGWYEIRQKGSHAIMKHPTKLNIIPVPFHASKEMKKGTLQAILKLAEIETNKR, from the coding sequence ATGAAAAGCAGCGAACTTTTGCGGTTAATGAAAAAAGACGGGTGGTACGAAATAAGGCAAAAAGGCAGCCATGCTATAATGAAACACCCCACTAAGCTTAACATTATACCCGTTCCGTTCCATGCTTCCAAAGAAATGAAAAAAGGAACTTTGCAAGCCATTTTGAAACTTGCAGAAATAGAAACCAATAAAAGGTAG
- a CDS encoding dienelactone hydrolase family protein, with protein sequence MVYLKNIPLAGKHGRPILSDVYYHKTGIAKPVVIFSHGFKGFKDWGAWHIVAQRFADAGFVFVLFNFSYNGTTPEKPEEFADLEAFGNNNYSIELDDLGVVLDWITGSSSPVPEQEKDNRNLFLTGHSRGGGITILKANEDPRIKGIATWAGVCSYHRHISQGNTIDLWREKGVIYISNARTKQEMPLYFQLYENTVQNMGRLNIEQAAKNLNCPLLIIHGTTDPVVLFEEAQLLHQWHTNSRLLPIPNANHVFGMRHPWESTELPADAQTMADETIRFFKGLLE encoded by the coding sequence ATGGTTTACCTGAAAAATATACCCTTGGCTGGAAAACACGGCCGTCCGATTCTCTCTGATGTTTATTATCACAAGACCGGCATTGCCAAACCGGTTGTTATTTTTTCACACGGGTTCAAAGGGTTTAAAGATTGGGGAGCATGGCATATCGTAGCCCAAAGGTTTGCAGATGCCGGATTTGTTTTTGTGCTGTTTAATTTTTCATACAACGGAACAACACCGGAAAAGCCCGAAGAATTTGCAGACCTTGAAGCTTTTGGCAACAACAACTACAGCATAGAGTTGGACGATTTAGGCGTGGTCTTAGATTGGATTACGGGCAGCAGCAGCCCGGTTCCTGAACAGGAAAAAGACAACCGCAACTTGTTTTTGACCGGACATAGCAGGGGCGGCGGCATCACCATCTTAAAAGCCAACGAAGACCCACGCATTAAAGGAATTGCAACCTGGGCAGGGGTTTGCTCCTATCACCGGCATATCAGTCAGGGAAACACCATTGACCTGTGGCGCGAAAAGGGGGTTATTTATATCTCCAATGCCCGAACAAAACAGGAAATGCCCCTTTATTTCCAGTTGTACGAAAATACCGTTCAAAACATGGGAAGGTTGAATATCGAACAAGCCGCCAAAAACCTGAATTGTCCCTTGCTTATCATCCACGGCACAACCGACCCTGTTGTCTTGTTCGAAGAAGCTCAATTGTTGCATCAATGGCATACCAACAGCAGGCTGCTGCCCATTCCCAATGCCAACCACGTTTTTGGTATGAGACACCCCTGGGAAAGCACGGAACTGCCCGCCGATGCCCAAACTATGGCTGACGAAACCATCCGTTTCTTTAAAGGACTTTTAGAGTAA